Genomic window (Pelodiscus sinensis isolate JC-2024 chromosome 17, ASM4963464v1, whole genome shotgun sequence):
ACCTGCAGCATGAAGACCCAGAGCTGGATCTACTCCGGGAACAGTGGTGCAAGCTGGACCTGGCAAGTGGGTTCCTGCGCAAGCACAGCTTGGACTCCAACGGACTCTCGCAatgttcttcctcttcctcctcttcctcctccgcaGGGGAGCTGCTCTCACTGCAGCTGTCTTCAAAGACAATGTCGTATTCAGGGGTCTTGCAGAAGCCTGTGTCCTCATCTTCAAGGGTGCAGTCCAGGAAGCCGAAGTGCTTAGTTAAACTGGCTCTGATCTCCTGGTCTCTGAGCTGCTTGCTGCACTCCTTCCACGGAGCCTCACCCTTCCCCTCCTTAGTGGCCTGGCCCAACTCCTGATAGTGTGCGTCTGGCACTCTTCTCTTGTGCTCACCCTCCACGTGGCTCTGGGGCTCCCAGGATTTCAGCACTTTCCCCTGGAGCATGGCCTCAGGTTTCAGCACCTGGCAGTAGTCATGGTCCCCAAAAGAGCGAGAAAAGGGCCGCttcagcaccccctgctgctccgAGGGGGAAGGGCGCACGGTCGCTCGGCTCAAATGAGCGTAAAGCTCTGTTCGCTCTGGGTGCTTCTTCGTGAGTTTCCGGGAGGCAGTCACATCGACTGCCACTGCTAAGGTTCTTGGACCTGGAGTGGAAGGGGTGATGGTGGCTtcttccttcactgacccatggGGAATGTCCGGCTTATACAGGTCCTCCTCAGCAGGCTTGTATGGCGGAGTGGTAGGTGGTGTGAGACCTTGACCCCCCCCACAACAAACCACAAATGTGAAACTTTTTGAGCAGAGCTTTCCCCCTCAGGCAATACCATAACTGGCCATAGCACAAGGAGCTACGTCTGGGTGGCTCTCTTGGGAGACATTTACTCTGTAGCAAGGGGCTCCCTGCTAATTACTGCTAGCCTCCTGTCTTCAGAAGGGGGTCATTGCAACACCAAAGTGGTTGGCAGCTAGGGGAGTCTATGGGATCTCCCTCCTGCAACCTCCTCAAAACACAGTGGTGAGAAAGGCCTTTAACTGGATTGTCAGAGGAATTGGGCACTCGTGCCAAATGAGGTTAGCAGGCACTCTGCACCTCTGAAAATTAGCCCATGCATTTGTTCCAGTGTATGCGTGGCCTGTACTGGTTGTGCATCAGTTCATTTAGATAACTAAGCAGATTTGGACCTGGACAATGCTTGGAAGGGAAAGCTCCCTTGCAAATGCCCGCAACAGCAGACAAGTTGTGAGTCTGGCTATTGCAGTTTTTGGAGCAATGATCTGAGGCCTGCTTAAGGCAGCTgcccccactaaagccaatggaaACACTCCTATTAACAGGAACTTTATCCTTGGGATTCTGACCACATTCAAGTGGAGGATGTAGAGTTTGGCACCTTGTATTTTCCTTCATTTCAGTTCAATACAGGATTCCTCCTCACTGCCTGGCTGAAATTGTTGCTGTGTGCCACTCCACAGCTACTATGTTCCACCCCAGAGATCTATGAATCAGTTGTATCTGAATTTTTACTGGTAAAATCCATTATATTTACTTTGTTTAAATAATTCCTCCAACAAGGAGGGCTACCACCACGTCTAGAAGCAGGTAGCACCAGACTATCCCACCctgaatttttgttattttttcccTCATCTCCCAATGTACCCTGAGAGAGTCGAGACAACAAAGGAAGGCTTACCTGCAGTCCCACATAGCTCCACAGTCAGCGCCTGCTCGAAGTTCCGCTTCCCAAATGGAGGATCactggagagaaaaagaaaattagaggaagggggaggtgttTATATGAACATCAGAGACTGAGAAAGAGCAGCACAGAGACCCCAGCCAAAGGGGGAACAGGAAGAAGAGACCTAACCCATATGGGATGCCTGTTCTGTCCCTCTCCAACTCTTTGCGGCCTCAGGGTGAACACATAATGCAGCGGGGGAGGGCAAAATCCAAGCCTCTGAAGCATTTCCATTTTCCTTCCCAGCTGAGACAGAAGAACAGGTAGCTAGAGAGACACTCCAGCAAAAATGTTTCCCAACCAGCCAGAGCTACAAGTCCTTATATCAAAGAAAAGGACCCAGAGGGGAGATACCCCTTCTGCGTTCGCTCCACCATATGGCACTTTTATGGCCTTCAGCAGAGAAATCCATTGGCATAACCTGCCCTGAATCTGAGGACCTGAAGCCATGCTATCGCTTGCACTTAGGAACCCAGTCCAGGACATTACATTTCAAACTCATCTTCTCCCTGCTGTACGTCCTCTTCACCTGATTGGTCAAAGCTCTGTAATTTAGTCTGGCTGGCTacaattttgaaatttaaaatgcATGTCCATACAGGCAACGCTACAGGCCATTTTGCAGACATGCTGGCCCCGACTGTTACTGCTAGGAAGTATTTTGTTTTACACTTACGTTTGTGCCAAGGACAGTGTGAGACACGTGGGTGTTTCTGAAAGATACGGAGAGAAGCAGAATTACTGAACAGGCTGCATTCCCGTCACACTGATTGATTGTATCACACCCAGGAAAAGGAGGCAGCATGGGCTAGCAGATTAGGTAGGGGCTTGGATGCCAGGAGCTCTGAGCTCTAGACCTAGCATGGTTACCTGGACCTAGTGTGGCCTGAGGAAGTTACTTTGCCTCTCTGATTTGCTTTCCTTATCTACCAAATGGACAACGCATTGTGAGGGTTAATTACACAATGTTTATAAATCTCTTTCCCCATGCCCATGCTAAGATGCTGCTAATAACAGTGCTACAAGGGGCTCCAGGGGGAGGTctggcctgctctgctcctgagCTGAAGGGCTAGTATTCTATGGAAAGGGTGGCGGGGAGAAATCCTTCACCGATGGTTTTGCTGAGATTCACTCAGCAGAGAGCAGCTTTGGATGAACACATGCTGCTTGGCACTCATCTGGGCTTTCCATCCATAGAGCAAAAGGTACTTTGCAAAGGAAGATCTAGGTTCTTAACTCCATGTTAAAGATGgggcaactgaggcacagagaagggcaGCAACTTCCCCAAGGTCACATTGATTCACTGACAGAGCTGGTCTCTAGCCCTGCCCAGTAGACTATGCACCCCACAAGCCACACAGAAAAGGCCCTACAGCACTGCAAAAATTTGGCATTTGCTTCATTGGCTATGGGGTCCGCAGTGCTCGGCCATTTACAGGCACATGCACAAAGGCTTCCTATGTCAGCCAGGCACTGCTACAAGTGACTCACAGCCCAGCCAGTGCACAGGTCTGGCAGAAAGGGCTAGTGCCTAACACACAGCATGCCAGTTCAGCCTATGCTAAGCCCCCATGCACTGACAGCCTGAGAAGAacggagccagcagcagctcctttgGACATTAGTTTTGTCACTTCCAGGTAAATGCTGGCGTTAATTTGCCTCTAGtcacctgcagcccctcctcccttACCTGTTTCATGCAATGGGGTGTAGCGCCGGCTCTCATCCACCTCACATCTTCCCCCCTCATCTGGGCACCCCAGCCAAGGGGTCTGGGTCTCTGTTGGGTGGTTCTGGCATCCGCTGTCCCTCTCGTCTGTGCCGCCCACCTCCACAACTGTTGCAGGCTCTTCTGTGTCAAAGTTCTCCAGGTCTGGGTACAACGCTGGCTCCCTGGAGGCGAGAGCATCCTTCACCGggctctctgctgcctcccctgggGCAGACAGCTCTGGGGGAGGCTCGTCAAGAAAGGACAGCCAGTGGCTGAGCTCGGGGTTGAGTCTCTTGGAGCGCCGGACAGCATAAATAGCGCACTCCTGCTTCCGTCCCGCTTTTCCCACGGCTTGCTGAGCGGAGAGAGCTGCATGCTTCCCAGTGGCATCCTCTGGGCTGCTGGTCTCTCTCTTGGCTTCAGACTCAGCCTTGGGGCTTTGCCTGAGCTCCGCTTTCTCCAGAGGCATATTGGCTCTGGCCTTACATCCCCCAGGAGAACTCTCAGCCTCCTGAGTAGATGCTCCTAGGGACTTGGAGCTATGAGGCCTAACCAAGGAAGCATACACGGGCTTGGCCAATCTGTACGGCTTGCTCACATCACACAGCAGGTCCCGGGCCAGTAGCTCCTTCAGGATGGAGAACTCTGGCCAAGTGGCTCTAGGCTTCTTGCTGCCAGCTGCTGTTTGCCAGGTGCAGGATGTCCGGCTCTCCAGGGGCAGTGTCTGTGAAGGATAGTCTGGCTTTGCTCTCTTGTATGGGCTGTTACAGTGCTGGTGCTTCACATCGGCAGGGTCTCTGAGAGGCAGCTTCCGTGGAGGAAGGCAGTAAGTATGCATGTAGCGGATGAGCTTCACCACTGTGTGCATGGCCTTCTCGCTGGCCAAATGATCACTGGTGCCATcgttggaggaggagggaggcgtGACTGGGGCCTCATTGGAGCTCAGTGAGTCTTCGCTCGAGTCGCTGTCATCTCCACTGTGTGCAGCGTGACTCAGAGGGGGGTGGCTGCTGCCGCTGACTTGGTGCCCGTCTGGGGGCCAGGTGGCTTTGGTCAGCGGGCAGCATGCAGTGGAGGTGAGGTGCTTGTGCAGCTCTGTGCAGCTCCGACTCTGAGCCTGGAGACAGCTCAGCTTTCTGTCCTGGGGACCCTCTGCCTtcagagacagacagaagagACACACCTCAGTAAGAACAAACTCAGGCCCCAAAATGAGCTTCACCAAGACTCCCCACCTGCCGAAATACACTGCAGGAGCAACAAACCCACCAGGGACACATGCACTAGGTCAGGTGATTTCACTGAACAATGCTACAGGGGAAACAGACCCTGGGCCCATTCCTCACCCAGGCAGTAAGGGAGTGGTCCTCTATGGGGAACAGGGTCTGCTTCTGAGCCCTTGGTGTGAGGAGGCACGTTGCGCTGCCTGGTTGGATGGACAGAGCAGTTGCTTCACTGGACATTTTCAGAACCTGTCTAGCACAGCGAGACAGAAGGCCCTTGCTAACAGCCCAGGCAGCCAGCCTTGGCGCTCAGCAAAGTCTCCGCTGCACAGGCTGGAGCAAGTTCCCATGTTCCCAGTCTTAGAACGTATACAACATTTATTAGGACATTATGAACAATTATAAATATTTAACCTGCGGCGTCCCTATGATAATCCAAGGGCTGAGGCTCCCTGGCGCTCTGTGTATTATCCTTGCTCTAAATGCAGTTTGCAatgacttcccctccccctcctctgcacacACCCAGTCATGCCCTGCCATCAGGCAGGCTCCACTCTGCTGGATTCACAAAGCCACTTTGAAACAAGGCAGGCCCAtatgcgaggggggggggggggtgtgcgcacgaagggtgtgaaagcacctcttggtcccccaagtaagcatgctccagctggcatggggaaggcaggagtggcacACGGCCCAAGCCTCCCTCTCCCGTGCTCTGAccagctggggggaggctggggctgatttccccacttacttggaggaccatgggggggtgcattcacactctgtcagtccacatttacaaaaaaagcactcccctcccaaaattcctgtgtatgggcctgcAAGGGCTTAGGATTCGTTAAAACTTAGATTTAGTGAGAACAACTTTCCAGGCCCCTCAGAGCATGGTACGTGCAAAGATACTAATGCAGGCTCAGTCGTCTCTGCGCTACCTAAAATCAGCAAAGAATGCAATGTTACACGGTTTGTTTGAGAGGAGTGAAGCAGTTTACTGAGATCTGTCCTAATGACGGCTATGCCCTAGAAATGTCCACTTCATCATAGCCAGCTGAGTGGGCCAAATCACAGCTCTGTACATCTCAATGCAGACACGCAAACTTTCAATAGCCGTGGTTCCTGCATCTGCTGCCTGGATCCTACCACAGCCAGGTCTGATCCCTGGGTGGGGCTAGGCAGCACACCCAGGGCCTTCTCCTAGTGCTGCTCTTTAGGGAGAACGGATGAAGACTGCTTTCCTTCTTCGAAACATACAGGGATGATGAGCCGACTCTGACTGATGCCTGAGGAATGAGGAGCACAGGCTGGAAACAGATGAAGAAACAGCCTTGGCCAATGAGGAGAAGTCTTAGCTACAGCGGGGAGGTGTGATTCTCAGCCCCAACATAGACTTACACTAGCTCTGCTCAAACTAGTGCACTACAAATAGCGGCACTGACATTGTGAGACCAGCGGCAGCAGATTAACTGCCTGAAACTAACCTCGCCCCCTACTCCCCGATTCTGAGCTCCAGCATCTAGCCTGAGCCACCCCTCACACTGCaatccccacactgctgcatgtACCATGCTAGCGCAAGCCAAGCCAGTACAAGTCTGTCTGCCCATATGGGGAACACACCTCCCAGCTGCCATGCTTTGATCTCAATTCATAATGCTCACccacagggg
Coding sequences:
- the PPARGC1B gene encoding peroxisome proliferator-activated receptor gamma coactivator 1-beta isoform X1; amino-acid sequence: MLGAAAAGRSWKMAEPAPDCSALLDEELSSFVFSYLTDSQYEVSGGSEEHFYSDFPEIDLSPLDASDLDSASCFSELQWCAERSETESSQYSTDDSELLQIIDSENEALLAALTETLDEIQEDDMGLAAFRAMEERDVPNHICASPAPSPKPVAPTPGGPPLAPEVDELSLLKKLLLSPSPVPPSCEAQREGNARRQGPPKSRPQRPYTKAEGPQDRKLSCLQAQSRSCTELHKHLTSTACCPLTKATWPPDGHQVSGSSHPPLSHAAHSGDDSDSSEDSLSSNEAPVTPPSSSNDGTSDHLASEKAMHTVVKLIRYMHTYCLPPRKLPLRDPADVKHQHCNSPYKRAKPDYPSQTLPLESRTSCTWQTAAGSKKPRATWPEFSILKELLARDLLCDVSKPYRLAKPVYASLVRPHSSKSLGASTQEAESSPGGCKARANMPLEKAELRQSPKAESEAKRETSSPEDATGKHAALSAQQAVGKAGRKQECAIYAVRRSKRLNPELSHWLSFLDEPPPELSAPGEAAESPVKDALASREPALYPDLENFDTEEPATVVEVGGTDERDSGCQNHPTETQTPWLGCPDEGGRCEVDESRRYTPLHETETPTCLTLSLAQTDPPFGKRNFEQALTVELCGTAGLTPPTTPPYKPAEEDLYKPDIPHGSVKEEATITPSTPGPRTLAVAVDVTASRKLTKKHPERTELYAHLSRATVRPSPSEQQGVLKRPFSRSFGDHDYCQVLKPEAMLQGKVLKSWEPQSHVEGEHKRRVPDAHYQELGQATKEGKGEAPWKECSKQLRDQEIRASLTKHFGFLDCTLEDEDTGFCKTPEYDIVFEDSCSESSSPAEEEEEEEEEHCESPLESKLCLRRNPLARSSLHHCSRSRSSSGSSCCRSRSPANRRTFRCEYSKQCQGGDASRDQTEKRRDKAISEGRVVHIRNLSSSMSSSELKKRFEVFGEIVECRVLTRNNRGDKYGFITYQCSEHAALSLKNGASLRKRNEPSFQLSYGGNVWTRYTDLDSNTEESSPAPLKSKYETMDFDSLLQEAQRSLHR
- the PPARGC1B gene encoding peroxisome proliferator-activated receptor gamma coactivator 1-beta isoform X2 — its product is MLGAAAAGRSWKMAEPAPDCSALLDEELSSFVFSYLTDSQYEVSGGSEEHFYSDFPEIDLSPLDASDLDSASCFSELQWCAERSETESSQYSTDDSELLQIIDSENEALLAALTETLDEIQEDDMGLAAFRAMEERDVPNHICASPAPSPKPVAPTPGGPPLAPEVDELSLAEGPQDRKLSCLQAQSRSCTELHKHLTSTACCPLTKATWPPDGHQVSGSSHPPLSHAAHSGDDSDSSEDSLSSNEAPVTPPSSSNDGTSDHLASEKAMHTVVKLIRYMHTYCLPPRKLPLRDPADVKHQHCNSPYKRAKPDYPSQTLPLESRTSCTWQTAAGSKKPRATWPEFSILKELLARDLLCDVSKPYRLAKPVYASLVRPHSSKSLGASTQEAESSPGGCKARANMPLEKAELRQSPKAESEAKRETSSPEDATGKHAALSAQQAVGKAGRKQECAIYAVRRSKRLNPELSHWLSFLDEPPPELSAPGEAAESPVKDALASREPALYPDLENFDTEEPATVVEVGGTDERDSGCQNHPTETQTPWLGCPDEGGRCEVDESRRYTPLHETETPTCLTLSLAQTDPPFGKRNFEQALTVELCGTAGLTPPTTPPYKPAEEDLYKPDIPHGSVKEEATITPSTPGPRTLAVAVDVTASRKLTKKHPERTELYAHLSRATVRPSPSEQQGVLKRPFSRSFGDHDYCQVLKPEAMLQGKVLKSWEPQSHVEGEHKRRVPDAHYQELGQATKEGKGEAPWKECSKQLRDQEIRASLTKHFGFLDCTLEDEDTGFCKTPEYDIVFEDSCSESSSPAEEEEEEEEEHCESPLESKLCLRRNPLARSSLHHCSRSRSSSGSSCCRSRSPANRRTFRCEYSKQCQGGDASRDQTEKRRDKAISEGRVVHIRNLSSSMSSSELKKRFEVFGEIVECRVLTRNNRGDKYGFITYQCSEHAALSLKNGASLRKRNEPSFQLSYGGNVWTRYTDLDSNTEESSPAPLKSKYETMDFDSLLQEAQRSLHR